Within the Nitrospira sp. genome, the region CCGGTCGCCACGAGATCGGCCTCCCACCGACCCGCTTCCTCCAGAATCATCTCGACAGGATCGCCCGATTGCCAGGCCCCGTCGGCGTCCATACCTTGGCCCCGGAGGCGACGAATGACTTGGTCCAAGTTGCGCCGCCCCCGCCGCTTACCTTCTCGGGTCGTCGTGACATGGAGAACCCGCACCTTCGCATCCGTCAGCCTCACCAGTAGGGCCACCGCCCCCAAGGCTTCCTGCGCGCACCGAGAGAAATCGGTAGCCAGCAGTATCCGGTCAAACCTGACACGCGCCGCATGCCTCACCACATCCCCTGCCAGCCCTCCATGGACGGCCAAGACAGGACAGGTCGCCTGACGAATCACTTTGAGCGCCGTACTGCCCAGGCGCAGCCGATCCCAGCCGGTTCGCCCCTCGGTGCCCAGCACCAGACATTTCGCCTGAGGCTGTGCCATGTGGTGTAGGATGCGATCGTCGGGGACGCCGAAATCCAATCGAGGCTCGGCCTGTATGCCCGCTTCCTTCGCGATCCGCGTCAATCGTCCGAGCTCCAGCAGGGCCGATGTTCGAAGGGAGCGCAGATAGGGAGTGTCCGGCGGAGGCCCGGAGGCATCGGTCGCCGTCTTGATGACATGCAGGATCTCGACTCGGGTCCCCAGCGCCTGCGCCAGGGCGAGCCCGTAGTAGAACGCCCGCCGCGCCGGTCGTTCAAAGTCCGTCGGCAATACGATGCGGGATGGATGGCTTTGGGACAGTGACATTAGTGGATCGGCCCATTGCGAACTGCCCGCCCCAGGTGCCTGCCTGCCCTGTCGCGAGGCGAGGCGTCGAAGCGGACGTGGTCTGTTCACCCGACGCATCCTAGCGAGCATGCTCGATCGGCGCCAATACGGCCTTGATCAACCGCAGTTCGTCGCGCACGAGCCTCGGCAACAGAAAATGCTGCCGCACGTGCTCGCGGCCGGCGCGTCCGAATGCCCCACGTTCGCCCGGGCGCCGCAACAGATGGAGGATGCGCTCGGCACACTCCTCGACCGTATCGACCAAATTACCCTCGAAGCCCGAGGGGCATTGCAGCGGGATCCCCCCCGCTCTGCCGGCCACCACCGGGCGCTCCTTCCAAAACGCTTCCGACACGACCAACCCGAATCCCTCACGCAGAGATTTCTGAATCACGATATCGCATCCCCGTTGAAAGACGTTGACCTCCATGCTGCCGACCCCCGCCTGGTTGGTGAAGACGAACATGTCGGGGTCGTTGGCCGATTCCTCCTCCACCCGATCCAACAAAGCCCACCCTTCCGGATCGTCTCCGGCCATGGCACCGATGAGCGCAAGTTGGGCTCCTGGAACCTCTCCTTTGACGAGGCGGTACGCCTCGATGACACCCAATGGGTCCTTCCAGGGATCGAATCGTGATACCTGGACGATCAGCGGGCGTGACGGATCCACGCCGGAATCCGCAATGGCCCGACGGCACAGATCCATGGAGATGTCCATGTTCTTCGTTGCCAAGGGGTCGATCGCCGGAGCGATGAATGCCGCCTTCTTGACCCGTAGGTCCGGCAGGAGAAACTCGGACATGGTGAAGACCACGGCGTCGTATTCCTCGAGATACGGACGGAAGAAGCGGCTCACGTCCGGATCAGGCGACGAACTGTCGATGTGGCACCGCCAAATCCATTTGGCGGTTCGAGGACCGGCAAAATGCCGAAGAGCCGCCGGCTGGGGATCGTGTACGACGTACACGTCGTAGTCGTCGCTCAACGCCTGGGCACTCCGTTCGTTGACATCGAGGTAGAGTCGCTGCTCCGGTTCTTTCAGCGCGTAGTGTGCTCCCTGGAGCGCATTGTGAAAGGCCTTCGTCACGCTGAAAAATTCAGGCTGCCCGTGAATGAGACGCCATTCGGCCTGCAAACCCAGGGCCTGGAGCATGGGTACATAGCGAGCCAACAACTCGGCGACGCCTCCGCCCGAGGCCGTGGAATTGACATGACAGATGCGCACGCCCTGCAACTCTCGAGATAACTGCGTCAATTCATCCGCAAGCTCATCACTGATCAATGCACGGTAGCGATCGAGGTTCGCTTGAATCGATCCGCAGTGACGACCGATCCCGACTTTCTGTAGTGACGTCTGTTCGTTCATGAACCGCCTCTCTGTTTTCCTGACATCCCCTTGGCGCGTACGAAACCAGGACATCCGCTCCTCTACTCGAATGTCCGCCGCACCCAGACACCGAGATAATGAGTGATCGCGATCACGGCGACGCCGATGCCGACGTGCTCGCCGATCACCTTCCACGCCGGGGCCCGCTGGGTCCGCGCCAACACATAACTCAACGCCGCAAGCAAGCTGAGACCCCACAAGGCCGACACGACGATGGCCACATCCAGATCCAGCCACAGGACGGGAACGGCGAACGTCAGCGCGACGAGGCATTTGGCAAAGAACGTCGCCGCGGTGGATTCCCATACCTCGAGTGCCGTCCCGTCGTTCTTGGACTCTTCCGAAATGTGAATACCAAAGGCATCGGAGAAGGCATCGGCGACGGCAATGATCACAATGCCGCCCACCACGGCTAATTTGGACTGCGTTCCGGAATGCAGTCCGACCATGAGTCCCAAGGACGTGATGACTCCGGACGTCACACCGAACGTGACGCCGGTCTTCAGCGAATCCTTCATCCTCACTACCTCGAACGCTCTTGTGGAAAGCGAGACGGTGTCTCGGTGCACGATCCGGCTCTTCCCAAGCTTTCGCTCCTATGCCTCATCCATCTCCGACTCACGATCCGCATCCATCGTCCTCGTACTCCGCGATCACTGCGTCGCGACGGCCGGGCGACGCCGCTCGAGCCTACACGGTCTGTTGCCGGCGGAGCGCCGAGACCAATTCCGTCTTCGTCACCGCCAGTGCACCGAGACCAAGAAGAAGGGACAACAACGTCACCAACGGCCCCACCAGCGGAATTACCGACAATATGGTGTAGGTAAGCAATCCCGTGATGAACGCCCAGGTCACCGCGGGAACACCCGATACCCATTGAAGCAGCACAAGTCCGAGCCAGACCATCGCAAAAATGCGAGCCAGATAGAGCGTCGCGAGGTAGAGCGCGGCGAGCACGACTCCGAGCGGAATGCCCAGCACGGTCATCAGTGAGAGTCCGATCACGAACGGGCCGGCGACCAACGCGATCCCACCCACGCCAAGCGCGGCCCCCGGCCGTCGCCGAATCGTATCGCCGGCGTTGAACGTAAACACCGGATAGATCCATGTGAGGAGAAGACCCAATAACAAGGTCGAGACAAAGTTCGCTGCGGCGACCAACACGCGCATCATGGTCACACCTCGTTCAATTCGTTCGGTCTTGAACAATTCGGGCAGCGGACGACGGGCGACTCCACCTCGAACCGTGGCTCCTTCGTCAATAGACGGAGCGGTGTCGTCCCAGTATCGAAGCACTCCGCCGACGGTCGCCTTCGACGTCAACCGCACGTCCCCCGCCGCCACTGACAGATCGTGCCCGATGGCGTTCGAGACGATCACATGGCCGGCGCCAATCCGCGCGTCCTGGCCGACGCTCCCCGCCAGTCGGACTTCGCCCGCTCCAATCAACGCATTGTCATGGATGACTGCCCCCTCCGACAGCCGCACGGTCCCCGCGCCGACAGTCAGATTTCTTCCGACGGTTCCTCCAATCGTCACCTGCCCACCGGCGACTCGGGCGTCCTGTGACACGGTACCGGAGATGGTGACCTGCGCGCCGGCCACGATCACGTCGCCGTTGACGGTTCCGTCTACCAACACGTCTCCTCCGGCTGCGTAGACGTCCCCGTTCACCGTCCCTGAGATTTCGACATGTGGCCCGAAGGCAAAGTAATCGCCGTGGACCACCTGCCCCGCAGGAAGCACGGCCCGCTTCTGGAAACGCCCCTCAACCGACTCCTCGTCGGCCCAGACCGTCGTTGACGTCGCCACCACGCTCACGAGCAGCAGGATGAAAATGTTCATTGGAATTGCCTCCTGAATCTCCAGAGGCCGAGTCCGAAAAGGACCCCGCCCAAGCCGGCCATGGCCGCGACGGAAGGCCACAAGAGGTTGAGTCCCACCCCCTTCAACAGAATCCCATGCGTGACGTCAATGTAGTACCGGAGGGGCGACAAGGCCATGATGGCACGGACCCAACCCGGCATCGCTTCGAAGGGAGTCGTGATGCCGGACAACAGGAGCATGGGCGCCACGATGAGCAGCGAAAACATTCCAACCTGCGCTTGATTTCGGGTCACGGTGGCGACAAACAAACCGAGCCCCGCAGTCGTCAAGCAATACAACGCCGTAAGCACAAAAAATAATGGCGCGCTGCCCCGCATCGGGACGTCAAAGGCCGGCCTGAGTACGCTCACGAACGCGAATCCAGTCAACAGTACAATGACCAACGTCATCGCCAGCACCTTAGAGAGCATAATCTGCAGCGGCGTCACCGGAGCCACCAACAACTGCTCGACCGTCCCCCGCTCCTTCTCCCGGACCAGGGCCGCCGCCGGCAGCAAGACCGCGAACAGCGTGATCATGCGCAGAATATGCGAGATCGACTGAAACCACGTTTCGTTCTGATCCTGATTGAACCACACGCGATGGGCACTTGACACGACCGGAAACCAAGCCGTGCCGTCCGCGGCGTCGGTCCCTCTCATTGTGGTACGCTCCAAGGCAAATGCCGATACGATGCGCGCGGCGTACCCTGCGGCCGACAGACCTTGCGGGGCGTTGGTCGTATCGACTTGAAGTTGGACTGCGGCCGGCTCACCGCGCGAGATCCTCTCGTGGAATCGTGGCGGAATATCCAGCACCGCCATGGCCTCCCCGCGATCGAGGCTTCGCACTCCGTCATCGGGGTCCTGCACTTCCCCGTCGAATCGAAAATAAGGCGGCTGGAACCGATGGATCAGTTCGCGCGAGGACCGGCTGTGGTCGCCGTCATGGACCAGCAGCCTTGCATTATTCAGCTGCATCGTAATCCCCGCGCCGCTGATATAGACGGACAGAGAAAACGAATAGAAGAGGAATAGGAGGAGCGGGATATCCCGACCAAGCTGTAACAACTCCTTCCGCGTCATGACGAACAATCGCCGTCCCCACAATCGGCCCGCTCCGGTTCCGATCTCGCCAATCGCTCCGCCTCTTCCATCCACCCGCTTCCCCCCTTACCTTTTACCGTTCACCGACAGGGCGGGCGTCACACCTTCGGGCGCTTCGTGAACAACCCATATGCGATCACCCGAAGCACCGCTGCGATAAGCGCCAGCGCCGCCAGATCCGTCCACATCGCATGGATACCCAACTGCTTTAGAAAACTCCCTCGCACCACGTTGGTGTAATACATTCCCGGGAAGAGATGCGCTTGCCATCGTGCACCCGCGCTCAAGGACGACACCGGGACGAGGAGGCCGGAAAACAAAATGGTGGGAAGCATCGCGATGACGATCGTAATAATCAGCGCCGCCATCTGCGTTCGGACCATGAGGGAAACCAGAAGGCCGATTCCTGTCGCGCAGAGGACGAACAGCAGCGAGCCGAGGAAGAAAACCGCGAACGAACCTTTGAATGGCACCCTGAACAGACCGATCGCCATCGTCCAGAGGACCACGACGTTGATAGACGAAATGACGAAATATGGCAGCAATTTGCCGACCAGAAATTCGGCCCGGCTCACGGTTGCACTGTAGATGTTGTAAATGGATCCTGTCTCTTTTTCTCGGACGACGCCCAATGCGGTCAACAGCGGCGCGGAGACCATGAGCGTAAACATGATGAGCGCCGGAACCATCGACCAGGTGCTACGGACTTCTTCGTTGTACAGATACCGGGTTTCCAGATACACCGGCCGCACGAGGCGGCCTGCGGCGTCCGGTGACAGTCCGCGTGTCCGGCCAAGATATTCGGCCAGACGTTCCTGTGTGAACGCGGCATTGATGGCAATGACGTAGCCTTTGGTAATATCGACGTAGAGCGGAAACGTACCGTCGAGAACCGTTTGCACGGAGACGGGCTTGCCGGCGGCGAGCCGCTCTCCGAACCGATCCGGGATCACGATCGCCACCCGCACCGCGGTCTCGCCCAACAGGCGGTCGATCTCCTCCTCGTCACTTACCGATCCTCGGAAGTCGAAGTAACGGGATTCTATGAATCGGTACAGATAGTCCCGACTCAATGCAGACCGATCCCGATCCAGGACGGCGAACGGGACGCGTTCCACGTCCAGCACCAGCCCATATCCGAAGACCACCATCCACAGCGCAGGCAACAGGAAGGCCATGAGCAGGAAAATGCGGTCTCGGATCGTTTCCCGCCATTCCTTGGACGCCACCGCTTTCACACGAATGAGGTTCATCACGAACCATCCTGGACTGAGACCGCTGCATTCACGAGACTGAGTGGAAGGACTGACACCCTTCTTCGCGGTTGCGCGTGGTGTCTACCCCCGTCCTGAGCACCTCGGATTGGGTGTGCTTACCGCTTCTTCTTCCATCCCTTTAACAGGAGCACCACGCCGATCACCCCAATCACGATGGCCAAAACTCCTACCCACGCCAACGGATCCACCGCCTGCCTCCCTTCCGTATTGCCCGCTCTCCCAGCGATATCTTATCGGGTGGTGAGCGCCAACACCCCCGCACCGTAGCCGTACACGAGATCGCCGCCAAAGTAACTGGCCGCCAGCAGCACCATGACACCCGCTATACCCAGCGTGAGCGTGAGGATGTGCTTGTCACGGATCACTCCGACGTGGACCGCCAGCCGCAGTGCGAGGACAATCGCGAAGACCCAAAACGTGGCGAAGCCCAGCATTTCGTGAATCTCCAGCGCCCGCTCCGGAATCCCGCCGTGTTCGACCGCCTCCTCCTCGACATGTCCCGTGACGATGGCGAGACCCGCGGACAGGAGCCCGAGCACCAGCAGGGAGAAAGCGGTTTCTCGAAATCTTTCGGAACGCCACCACAGGGCGACGAAGTCGAATGCCACACTGGTAATGAGCAAGGCAATGGGAAAATGGACGATCATGGGGTGGATGGGGTGCATCGTGATCACCAACCCGACGTTCTGCCCGCGCTACGCCGGGCTCGATTCTCGCTCCAACGTCATGACCCGGTAGACGAAGACATCCTCCAGACTCAGCGGGCGGCCGACCATATTCGTGACCTGGACCCGACCTGCCGCGAGCGCACGCGTGGCACGATCGGAGTCGACTGCGGGATCGCGTGAAAAGAAATGGATCCGCGCGCCGAACAGTGAGGCGTCGGAGAATCCCTCCCGTTGCAATAGACGGAGCGCGTCACCGGGACGGTCGGTCACGACCTCCCATAACTGGCCCGCCTCGGCCTCGACCTGACGTTTCATCTCGCTCGGAGCGCCTTCTGCCACAATCCGGCCCGCGTACATGATGGCGAGATGATCACAGTGTTCCGCTTCGCTCATATGGTGGGTGGTGATCAAAATTCCGACCCCTTCCTCTCGCGCCAACCGCGACAGAATGTCCCAAAATTGACGCCGACCGACCGGGTCGACTCCCGAGGTCGGCTCGTCGAGAAAGAGTACGTGTGGACGATGTACGAGCGCACAACCGAGCGCCAGTCGCTGCCTGACCCCCATCGGCAAACGCCCGGTCAACTCGGCCTCAAATCCTCCCAAGCCGGCCATCCCCACGATCCAATGGAATCGCTCAGTGGACTGTTTGCGATCGAGGCCGTAAATGCCGGCAAACAGCCGAATGTTTTCCTCCACGGTCAGATCCAGATACAGCGAGAACGCCTGTGACATGTAACCGATCCGCTCCTTGATGGTGTCGCCCGCCGCGGTCATGTCTGCCCCCGCGACCCACCCCGCACCGCCGCTGGGCCGGAGAATGCCGTTGAGCATCTTGATGACCGTCGTCTTGCCGGCCCCGTTGGCCCCCAACAGACCGAAGATTTCTCCGGCTTCCACCTGGAAACTGACCGAGTCAACCGCTCGAAAAGCACCGAAGTCCCGAACGAGACTCCTAGCCTCGATCGCCAATCGGCGCTCGTCCGGAACCGAGGCCTTCGGTGCGGTCGCTGCCGGCGTCGGCGCGGCCTGCCGACGCAGCAATAGCGCAACAAACACATCCTCCAATTCCGGCTCTTCCAGGCGGAGGTCGTGTGGTTCGAGGTCGCCGAGCTTCGAGTGGAGTTCGACTTTGGCAGCCTCGTGATCTGTCTGCTCGGCGAACACGTGCAGCCGCGGACCCAGAGGCTCGACCTGGCGATACGCTCCCTTGAGCCTATTCAGGGCATCGAGCTGGGGTGTGGCCTGAAAGGTCATCATCGTTCCTGGGACCAAGGTGCGCACGTGCGAAGGCGTCCCCTGGGCCAACACGGTGCCGTTCGAGAGAAACGACAATCGATGGAATCGCTCGGCTTCATCCATGTAGGCCGTGGACACGAGGGCCGTCATGCCCTTCTCCTCCGACCATTCCGCAAGAATCGCCCAGAAGTCCCGGCGCGACACGGGATCGACTCCCGTCGTCGGTTCGTCCAGAATCGCCAGTTCCGGCTCATGAATCAGTGTGCAGATGAGCCCCAGCTTCTGTTTCATGCCGCCCGAAAGATGCTTCATGGCGCGATCTCGGAATCCGTTCAGCCTGGTCATGGACAGCAAGCGGCTCTTGCGTTCGGTCAGCGCGTGTTCGGGCACGAGCCGTAAGCGTGCGAAGAAATCGACGTTCTCTTCGACCGAAAGCTCGGGGTAGAGACTCAGGCCGAGTCCCTGCGGCAAGAACCCAATCCGATGTTTCACGTGCTCCGCAGCTCGCTCAGAATCGATCTCGGTCCCGAACACCTGCGCCGTTCCCGCGTCATAGGTGAGCACACCGGCGATCGCTTTCATCAGACTGCTCTTGCCCGCCCCATCGGGACCGATGAGCCCGTAGATTTCGCCTCGGCCAACTTCTAAATCGACCCCGCTGAGGGCCTCGTGCCGCTTGTACCGCTTCACCAAT harbors:
- a CDS encoding glycosyl transferase family 1, producing MNEQTSLQKVGIGRHCGSIQANLDRYRALISDELADELTQLSRELQGVRICHVNSTASGGGVAELLARYVPMLQALGLQAEWRLIHGQPEFFSVTKAFHNALQGAHYALKEPEQRLYLDVNERSAQALSDDYDVYVVHDPQPAALRHFAGPRTAKWIWRCHIDSSSPDPDVSRFFRPYLEEYDAVVFTMSEFLLPDLRVKKAAFIAPAIDPLATKNMDISMDLCRRAIADSGVDPSRPLIVQVSRFDPWKDPLGVIEAYRLVKGEVPGAQLALIGAMAGDDPEGWALLDRVEEESANDPDMFVFTNQAGVGSMEVNVFQRGCDIVIQKSLREGFGLVVSEAFWKERPVVAGRAGGIPLQCPSGFEGNLVDTVEECAERILHLLRRPGERGAFGRAGREHVRQHFLLPRLVRDELRLIKAVLAPIEHAR
- a CDS encoding membrane protein encodes the protein MKDSLKTGVTFGVTSGVITSLGLMVGLHSGTQSKLAVVGGIVIIAVADAFSDAFGIHISEESKNDGTALEVWESTAATFFAKCLVALTFAVPVLWLDLDVAIVVSALWGLSLLAALSYVLARTQRAPAWKVIGEHVGIGVAVIAITHYLGVWVRRTFE
- a CDS encoding ABC transporter, which produces MDGRGGAIGEIGTGAGRLWGRRLFVMTRKELLQLGRDIPLLLFLFYSFSLSVYISGAGITMQLNNARLLVHDGDHSRSSRELIHRFQPPYFRFDGEVQDPDDGVRSLDRGEAMAVLDIPPRFHERISRGEPAAVQLQVDTTNAPQGLSAAGYAARIVSAFALERTTMRGTDAADGTAWFPVVSSAHRVWFNQDQNETWFQSISHILRMITLFAVLLPAAALVREKERGTVEQLLVAPVTPLQIMLSKVLAMTLVIVLLTGFAFVSVLRPAFDVPMRGSAPLFFVLTALYCLTTAGLGLFVATVTRNQAQVGMFSLLIVAPMLLLSGITTPFEAMPGWVRAIMALSPLRYYIDVTHGILLKGVGLNLLWPSVAAMAGLGGVLFGLGLWRFRRQFQ
- a CDS encoding ABC transporter ATP-binding protein translates to MVRVSALVKRYKRHEALSGVDLEVGRGEIYGLIGPDGAGKSSLMKAIAGVLTYDAGTAQVFGTEIDSERAAEHVKHRIGFLPQGLGLSLYPELSVEENVDFFARLRLVPEHALTERKSRLLSMTRLNGFRDRAMKHLSGGMKQKLGLICTLIHEPELAILDEPTTGVDPVSRRDFWAILAEWSEEKGMTALVSTAYMDEAERFHRLSFLSNGTVLAQGTPSHVRTLVPGTMMTFQATPQLDALNRLKGAYRQVEPLGPRLHVFAEQTDHEAAKVELHSKLGDLEPHDLRLEEPELEDVFVALLLRRQAAPTPAATAPKASVPDERRLAIEARSLVRDFGAFRAVDSVSFQVEAGEIFGLLGANGAGKTTVIKMLNGILRPSGGAGWVAGADMTAAGDTIKERIGYMSQAFSLYLDLTVEENIRLFAGIYGLDRKQSTERFHWIVGMAGLGGFEAELTGRLPMGVRQRLALGCALVHRPHVLFLDEPTSGVDPVGRRQFWDILSRLAREEGVGILITTHHMSEAEHCDHLAIMYAGRIVAEGAPSEMKRQVEAEAGQLWEVVTDRPGDALRLLQREGFSDASLFGARIHFFSRDPAVDSDRATRALAAGRVQVTNMVGRPLSLEDVFVYRVMTLERESSPA